Proteins encoded together in one Vicia villosa cultivar HV-30 ecotype Madison, WI unplaced genomic scaffold, Vvil1.0 ctg.000081F_1_1, whole genome shotgun sequence window:
- the LOC131623800 gene encoding uncharacterized protein LOC131623800 — translation MEEYYYMRNHVPAFGSWDWNDDHSNFPYTKCFDSARQPGSLRHSYSESEDRDLYVTGDFYNNHVVSPTRILVPRKRAKMRDQHEKETKKKNLVNNIQFEQSLTPLPTSKPIDDDNDLYNISPHLRYAKVKKRRRLCFFSSCFLPSCIA, via the exons ATGGAA GAATACTATTATATGAGGAATCATGTACCAGCATTTGGGAGCTGGGATTGGAATGATGATCATAGTAACTTCCCATACACAAAGTGTTTTGATTCTGCGAGGCAACCTGGTTCACTACGCCATAGTTACTCTGAGTCTGAGGATCGTGATCTTTATGTAACAGGGGATTTCTACAACAACCATGTTGTCTCACCCACCAGAATCCTTGTTCCTCGCAAAAGG GCAAAAATGCGAGACCAGCATGAAAAAGAAACGAAAAAGAAGAATTTGGTGAATAATATTCAATTTGAACAAAGCCTAACTCCACTACCAACCTCAAAaccaattgatgatgataatgatttaTATAACATTTCGCCACACCTTCGTTATGCCAAAGTTAAAAAG AGGAGACGATTATGTTTCTTTTCTAGTTGCTTTTTACCATCTTGCATTGCTTGA